A single region of the Nicotiana sylvestris chromosome 6, ASM39365v2, whole genome shotgun sequence genome encodes:
- the LOC138871766 gene encoding uncharacterized protein, which translates to MDALTHHIQGEVPWYMLFADDIVLIDETRTGVNEILEVWRQTLESKGFKLSRSKTEYLECKFSAESREIGGDVRLGSQVIPKRDSFKYLGLMIQGDGEIDEDVTHRIEAGWIKWRLASGVLCDKKVPPILKVSTGVTNEFSSLIFYFRLSEPRVYRK; encoded by the exons atggatgctttgacacaccatattcaaggggaggtgccatggtatatgttatttgctgatgacatagttctaattgacgagacgagGACTGGTGTTAACGAGATATTGGAAGTTTGGAGACAGACtctcgagtctaagggtttcaaattgagcaggTCTAAGACAGAGTACCTGGAGTGCAAGTTTAGTGCTGAGTCGAGGGAAATAGGCGGGGACGTGAGGCTTGGGTcacaggtcatccccaagagagatagcttcaagtaccttgggttgATGATTCAGGGGGACGGAGAGATCGACGAGGACGTCACTCATCGCATAGAAGCGGGCTGGATAAAATGGAGGCttgcatctggagtcttgtgtgacaagaaagtgccaccgatactcaaag TTTCTactggagttactaatgaattctcttctcttattttttatttccgcctttctgagccgagggtctatcggaaatag